CGGGTGGTGTTCGACAGTGCCGCGCTGGAGGCGGCGGCGCGCCGCGCGGGGCTGCCCCTGTGGGGTGCCGAGCGGCCGCCGGTCCTGATCTGGCTGGCTCTGGACGACGGCGACCGCCGCTATCTGCTCGGTGGGGGTGCCGGTGAATCCGTGGAGGATACCCTGCAGGCCGCGGCGCGGCGGCGCGGCCTGACCCTGATCGTGCCGCTGCTGGATCTCGAGGACCAGGCGCAGGTGCGCTACAGCGATGTCCGGGGTGGTTTTCTGGAGCGGGTGTACGCCGCATCGGCGCGTTATCAGGCGCCGGTGGTGTTGGTGGCGCGGGTGCAGCGCCTGGGCGCAGCCGCCTGGACCAGCCGCTGGACGCAGCGTGTCGCCGCCGGCGACGAGGCGAACTGGCAGACCGGTGGCGCGGATCTGCAGACGGTACTCGATGCGGGTCTGGGTCAGGCTGCGGAGCGGCTGGCGGGGGGGTTGGCAGCCGCGCGCGGCGACCGCCGCCACGGGCAGGTCGATCTGGCCGTGGCGGGGGTGACGACACTGGCGGACTATGCCCGGGTCAGTGACTACCTGAACGGCCTCGCCCCCGTGGCGGCGGCACAGTTGACGGGTGTACGCGACGGCCGCCTGGACTATCGGCTGGACGTCGAAGGCGGTGTCGCGATGCTGGAGTATGTCATCCGCATCGGTGGCCTGCTGGAGCGACTGCCCGAACGCACCGACGCCGCTGCCACGACCCCGGGGCAGACGATCCACTACCGCCTGCGGCCCTGACGGTACCGGGATGCGGGCCCGTGATATACCCAATCTGATCACGGTCGTGCGGCTGCTGCTGGTGGCGCCGATCATCGCCTGTCTGCTGACCGGACGTTATGGTTGGGCGCTGGCGCTGTTCGTGGTTGCGGGTGTCTCGGACGCGCTGGATGGCTTCCTCGCCAAGCGTTTCGACTGGACCAGCCGGCTCGGCGGTCTGCTCGACCCCCTTGCCGACAAGCTGCTGCTGGTGACCTGCTATCTGGCACTCGCCTGGCAGGGCCTGGTGCCGGTCTGGCTGACGGCGCTGGTGCTCGGCCGCGATCTGGTGATCCTGAGCGGCGCCATTGCCTACCACGTCCTGATCGAGCCGCTGGAGGCATCCCCGTCGGTCATCAGCAAGGTCAACACCCTGAGCCAACTGCTGCTGGTCGTCGCGGTGCTGACCCATTATGGCGCACGCGCCCTGCCGGCCGGCTGGCTCGATGTCTTGATCTACACCGTGATCGCGACGACGCTGCTGAGCGGTATCGACTACATCTGGACCTGGGGCTGGCGGGCCTGGAACACGTGGCGCGGCTCCGGGCGCTTCCCCTGATGCCCGTACAGTTGCCCCTCGGCCTGCGCCTGCCGGACACGGCACGGCTCGACAACTTCGTCCCCGGTCTCAACGCCGAGGCCCTCGCGGCGGTGCGGCAGTGCGTGACCGGGCCCGGCGCCACCACCTTGTTTCTCACCGGCCCGGCAGGCAGTGGCAAGACCCATCTGCTGCAGGCGGCCTGCCATGCGGTGCAGGTACAGGGGTCGCAGGCCGCCTATGTGCCGCTGGCGGAGCGGGCGGTGTTGTCGCCGGCGTTGCTGGAGGGGCTGGAGGACTACGCCCTGGTGGTGCTCGATGACGTGGACGCCGTCGCCGGCGATGCCGCCTGGGAGGAGACGCTGTTCCATCTCTACAATCGGCTGCGCGAGGCCGGCGGGCGGCTGCTGGCCGCGGCGCGCGCGCGCCCCGAACAGGCGGGCCTGCGCCTGCCCGATCTGCGTTCGCGACTGGCCTGGGGGACGCTGTATGCGCTGCAGCTGCCGGACGATACGACCCGCCTGCGGATCCTCACCCAGCGCGCCCGTGACCGCGGCCTGGTCCTGTCCGACGACGTCGGCCGCTTCCTGCTGCATCGCTGTCCGCGCGATCTGCCGGCCCTGCTGGCCCTGTTGGACCGTCTCGACCGCGCGGCGCTCACCGCCCAACGCCGCCTGAGTATCCCGTTCGTGCGGGAGGTGCTGGGGCGTGAGGAGTGAGGAGTGAGGAGTGAGGAGTGAGGAGTAAACCCTTCGATGACCATGGGAACGTCGAAACGACATGGGGAAAATCCAATGTGAGGCGCCGAACCCCTGTTCTGTGTCGGGTTGTCGGTGTGGCGCACGCATGTCGGGGTGATGGCGTGTAGGCGTTGCGGTTGAAGTGCATGCCCGCGCTGCTATCATGCGCCCGCCATCATGACAGCTGGCATCCCGCACATCTGGATACTTCGAAATCAGGCAGGCATCCCTATGAAACTTGAGTCCATCGCGTTACATCATGGCTATAAATCCGAGGCCACCACGCGTGCCGCGGCAGTGCCGATCTATCAGACCACCTCGTATACGTTCGATAATACTCAGTACGGTGCCGATCTGTTCGACCTGAAGGTGCCGGGCAACAT
This window of the Gammaproteobacteria bacterium genome carries:
- the hda gene encoding DnaA regulatory inactivator Hda, producing the protein MMPVQLPLGLRLPDTARLDNFVPGLNAEALAAVRQCVTGPGATTLFLTGPAGSGKTHLLQAACHAVQVQGSQAAYVPLAERAVLSPALLEGLEDYALVVLDDVDAVAGDAAWEETLFHLYNRLREAGGRLLAAARARPEQAGLRLPDLRSRLAWGTLYALQLPDDTTRLRILTQRARDRGLVLSDDVGRFLLHRCPRDLPALLALLDRLDRAALTAQRRLSIPFVREVLGREE
- a CDS encoding CDP-alcohol phosphatidyltransferase family protein: MRARDIPNLITVVRLLLVAPIIACLLTGRYGWALALFVVAGVSDALDGFLAKRFDWTSRLGGLLDPLADKLLLVTCYLALAWQGLVPVWLTALVLGRDLVILSGAIAYHVLIEPLEASPSVISKVNTLSQLLLVVAVLTHYGARALPAGWLDVLIYTVIATTLLSGIDYIWTWGWRAWNTWRGSGRFP
- a CDS encoding DUF2066 domain-containing protein, producing MVRMILKALRARLLLVGLLVLAAVPALAADALFEARVPVADRSVAAREAAQREALAQVLTRLTGERGPAQVEASAALLADPGRYMQQYSYETDTRMDAGGDARGLLLRVVFDSAALEAAARRAGLPLWGAERPPVLIWLALDDGDRRYLLGGGAGESVEDTLQAAARRRGLTLIVPLLDLEDQAQVRYSDVRGGFLERVYAASARYQAPVVLVARVQRLGAAAWTSRWTQRVAAGDEANWQTGGADLQTVLDAGLGQAAERLAGGLAAARGDRRHGQVDLAVAGVTTLADYARVSDYLNGLAPVAAAQLTGVRDGRLDYRLDVEGGVAMLEYVIRIGGLLERLPERTDAAATTPGQTIHYRLRP